One Nostoc sp. UHCC 0302 DNA window includes the following coding sequences:
- a CDS encoding MoaD/ThiS family protein encodes MSKSAITITVKLFAAYQEAFGLSELVLELPNGVPVSAVCDRLIAEHPELNQWRDLTRFGINLLFVEPDTLLQDGDEVVLIPPVSGG; translated from the coding sequence ATGTCAAAATCTGCAATCACAATTACCGTAAAATTGTTTGCTGCTTATCAAGAAGCCTTTGGGCTTTCTGAACTGGTGTTAGAACTTCCTAATGGTGTGCCAGTTAGTGCAGTGTGCGATCGCCTCATAGCTGAACATCCCGAACTCAACCAATGGCGCGACCTAACGCGGTTTGGGATTAATCTATTATTTGTTGAACCAGATACCCTCTTGCAAGATGGCGATGAAGTCGTGTTAATTCCCCCAGTTAGCGGCGGCTAG